One Penicillium oxalicum strain HP7-1 chromosome III, whole genome shotgun sequence genomic region harbors:
- a CDS encoding FAD-dependent monooxygenase roqM, protein MTVPNSAGPDTTAATRASDRTSDVKVIIVGLGIAGLVAAIECHYQGLTVIGLEKSPEIRVLGDSIALGSNATKVLHAWDQGSVYRELLAQSDDVAAMEVLNPAGKLYAIDKMDGYGMGEGMIIHRGTLITVLHRHAIALGIDLRLGAAVTEYWETEDQAGVTVDGRERIAADCVIGMDGVHSRTRDYVLGHRISTHNSGLAAYRSCFSAELVANDPDAAWILEEVGKRDRMRRYITDGGLGLTLATGKRGQNIIWQVWHRNDAKSAEFWENTTQARVEDALSLLQDWPIYPKIAAVLRHTPSGTLADYKIVARDPIPGWISSQGRVMILGDAAHAMSPIAGQGGGQSIEDAVTLALCLAQAGKSCVPLGLRAVEALRYQRTRLIQESGNSIYGQMRDPDWDAIEKNPEMIKFPRPQWIFGYDARRDVSEEFPTVKKAIEGGSEYRPRNIPEDCQYQIVHDYKKTVST, encoded by the exons ATGACTGTTCCGAACAGCGCCGGGCCAGACACGACCGCCGCGACCCGCGCCTCAGACCGAACCAGCGATGTCAAGGTGATCATCGTAGGGCTGGGCATTGCGGGGCTGGTGGCTGCTATCGAGTGTCATTATCAGGGCCTGACTGTGATCGGACTGGAGAAGAGTCCTGAGATTCGCGTTCTTG GGGATAGTATTGCTCTAGGAAGCAATGCCACCAAGGTGCTGCACGCATGGGATCAGGGGAGTGTGTACCGCGAGCTTCTAGCGCAGTCAGACGATGTTGCTGCCATGGAGGTCCTCAATCCCGCCGGGAAGCTGTATGCCATCGACAAGATGGATGGCTATGGTATGGGTGAGGGCATGATTATTCACCGTGGCACGCTCATTACCGTTCTACATCGGCATGCCATCGCTTTGGGGATTGACCTTCGGCTCGGAGCCGCCGTCACTGAGTACTGGGAGACAGAAGACCAGGCTGGCGTCACTGTAGATGGTAGGGAGAGGATCGCAGCGGATTGTGTCATCGGTATGGACGGGGTACACAGCCGAACTCGGGACTATGTGCTCGGCCATCGAATTTCCACCCATAACTCTGGATTGGCCGCATATCGATCATGTTTCAGTGCTGAGCTGGTTGCCAACGATCCCGACGCCGCCTGGATTCTGGAGGAAGTCGGGAAGCGAGATCGCATGCGACGGTACATCACTGACGGAGGTCTCGGGCTCACTCTAGCCACCGGGAAACGGGGTCAGAACATCATCTGGCAAGTTTGGCACCGC AACGACGCGAAATCGGCCGAATTCTGGGAAAATACCACACAGGCTCGTGTAGAAGATGCTCTGAGCCTCCTACAAGACTGGCCTATTTACCCCAAGATTGCCGCCGTTCTTCGACACACCCCCAGCGGAACGCTGGCGGACTACAAGATTGTGGCTCGTGATCCGATACCCGGTTGGATTTCCAGTCAGGGGCGCGTCATGATCCTCGGCGATGCTGCCCATGCCATGTCTCCCATTGCAGGCCAAGGAGGGGGCCAGTCAATCGAAGACGCAGTGACACTGGCCCTCTGCCTCGCACAGGCAGGCAAGTCGTGCGTGCCATTAGGACTGCGGGCTGTGGAAGCCCTTCGGTACCAGCGAACGCGTCTCATCCAGGAGAGTGGGAACTCCATCTACGGACAGATGCGCGATCCGGACTGGGACGCCATTGAGAAGAAcccggagatgatcaagttTCCTCGCCCGCAGTGGATCTTTGGATACGATGCCCGGCGTGACGTTTCCGAGGAGTTCCCAACGGTCAAAAAGGCGATCGAGGGAGGAAGTGAGTATCGGCCTCGGAATATCCCTGAAGACTGCCAGTACCAGATTGTGCATGACTACAAAAAGACTGTCTCAACATAG
- a CDS encoding Cytochrome monooxygenase roqR, which translates to MYVSITWSSVEAWGTNPISIVTRADEIKTVFRDSGDHQKAFNLNGGWVMGDLVGDGVGLISQGHWKRVHAIVSPPFTQKATTYVSFVQSRVVRQFHELDGEHPDEKEWRLKPAEDLKLLPFWVISDLLYGELAPEMVRELLEITDLRNDVFQYAFKGGLSLFSFTKVFSPTIRAKLRVFHTRWAEFNRRAYHRARASGQSSSACAIVPLYAAVESGHLTPTELMHTLDEALFANIDVTIGSFSWIPSFLAEDSACQQELRREIAEARSDGSDDSWARYIASSSTLLASCINESARLRPVTNYTYPQSIPTERDVGGFRLPKGTHVVVDTNALNIRDESWGPIGRASSHDVFWPNPAPVSAIASGASVLVAYTVEHYHLRSPEKSTTDDLAAAKRGDAWFKVAEQEIVLESL; encoded by the exons ATGTACGTCTCCATCACTTGGTCGTCAGTTGAAGCGTGGGGTACTAACCCAATCAGCATCGTGACCCGGGCGGACGAGATCAAAACGGTCTTTAGGGACTCGGGAGATCACCAGAAAGCCTTTAACCTCAACGGAGGGTGGGTGATGGGCGACCTGGTCGGTGATGGTGTGGGCCTGATCAGCCAGGGCCATTGGAAACGCGTTCATGCGATAGTTTCACCCCCATTTACCCAGAAGGCTACCACCTACGTTTCTTTCGTACAGTCGCGGGTGGTGCGACAGTTTCACGAGCTTGACGGGGAGCATCCAGATGAAAAGGAATGGCGGCTGAAGCCAGCCGAGGACCTGAAGCTGCTACCTTTCTGGGTCATCAGCGATCTCCTATACGGAGAACTAGCTCCAGAGATGGTGCGCGAACTCCTTGAAATCACCGACCTACGGAACGATGTGTTCCAGTATGCTTTCAAGGGCGGCCTTTCGCTCTTCTCATTCACCAAAGTCTTCTCGCCGACTATCCGGGCAAAGCTTCGTGTCTTTCACACACGATGGGCGGAATTCAACCGGCGCGCGTACCATCGCGCCAGAGCAAGTGGCCAGAGCTCCTCCGCCTGTGCGATCGTGCCTTTATACGCAGCCGTCGAGAGCGGCCATCTCACGCCCACAGAGCTGATGCACACGCTCGACGAGGCGCTCTTCGCCAACATTGACGTCACTATTGGCAGCTTCTCTTGGATCCCGTCCTTCCTCGCCGAAGACAGCGCTTGCCAGCAGGAGCTACGAAGGGAGATTGCGGAGGCCCGGTCAGATGGCTCTGACGATTCATGGGCGCGGTACATTGCCAGCAGTTCCACCCTGCTGGCGAGTTGTATTAATGAGTCGGCCCGTTTGCGCCCCGTCACCAATTACACATATCCCCAGTCGATCCCCACAGAGCGAGATGTGGGAGGATTCCGTCTTCCCAAGGGAACCCACGTTGTCGTTGATACGAATGCTTTGAACATTCGGGACGAGTCCTGGGGGCCGATCGGACGCGCTTCCAGCCACGACGTTTTCTGGCCGAATCCCGCGCCAGTTTCCGCTATCGCTTCTGGCGCTTCGG TGCTGGTGGCGTACACCGTCGAGCATTATCATCTTCGGTCCCCGGAAAAATCGACGACGGACGACTTGGCGGCCGCGAAACGAGGAGACGCATGGTTCAAGGTTGCAGAGCAGGAGATTGTCTTGGAGTCTTTGTGA
- a CDS encoding Efflux pump roqT, with amino-acid sequence MEKTATVTEDASQAAPSGGPKASTVAFLTVALCLGIFCVSLDVTIIATAIPRITDQFGSLEDVGWYGSSYLLTNCATTLAFGKLYTYYSTKSVYLSALGLFEIGSAVCGATPTSLGLILGRCLAGLGGGGLFSGSLLIITQVVPLHRRPIFTALLGGMFGIASVIGPLLGGAFTDHVSWRWCFYINLPIGAITAIFVFFLFDAPKPAQARPNLRDLLGKLDPIGTILFLPAIVCLLLALQWGGNQYAWGNYRIIVLFAVSGALLVAFLGCQIWSGDNATLPPRIMRNRNIWSSAWFALTLNGAYMVFIYYLPIWFQAVKSASATKSGIMIIPIVLAVVIVSILSGAAVTAFGYYNPLMILAPLVLVVGAGLLTTLEPNSGSAKWIGYQILVGTGAGLGQQLPFMVVQTVLPIGDVPIGTAVLTFCQTLGGAIFISVAQTVFTNKLTSNLRAQNPSVNVTDVPGVGGASLPSKFSGDQLGSVLESYSSAVTHTFYVGVALAALTVFGTVALEWKCVKNNDKPSVVHGENRDSDCMSLRERNF; translated from the exons ATGGAGAAAACTGCCACAGTCACCGAGGATGCATCACAAGCAGCACCGAGTGGAGGCCCAAAGGCCTCGACCGTGGCTTTTCTCACCGTTGCTCTTTGTTTAGGCATCTTCTGTGTTTCCTTG GACGTCACTATCATCGCGACGGCTATCCCGCGCATTACGGACCAATTCGGCTCACTAGAGGACGTTGGCTGGTATGGCAGCTCCTATCTTCTCACAAACTGCGCTACAACTCTGGCCTTTGGCAAGCTCTATACCTACTACTCCACCAAATCGGTCTATCTCTCAGCTCTGGGTCTGTTCGAGATCGGGTCCGCCGTCTGTGGCGCGACACCTACCTCTCTTGGTCTCATTCTGGGCCGATGTCTGGCCGGCTTGGGTGGTGGAGGTCTCTTCTCTGGGAGCTTACTGATCATCACTCAAGTGGTGCCACTGCATCGCCGTCCCATTTTTACGGCATTGCTGGGGGGTATGTTTGGAATTGCCAGCGTCATTGGTCCTCT CCTCGGCGGCGCTTTCACCGATCACGTCTCGTGGCGATGGTGCTTCTACATTAATCTCCCCATTGGTGCCATCACAGCcatctttgttttctttctcttcgacGCCCCCAAGCCGGCTCAGGCCCGACCAAACCTCCGTGATCTGCTGGGAAAGCTCGATCCAATCGGAACTATCCTTTTCTTACCAGCCATTGTCTGCCTGTTGTTGGCCCTCCAGTGGGGAGGTAATCAGTATGCGTGGGGCAATTATCGCATCATCGTCCTGTTTGCCGTGTCCGGTGCTCTACTGGTCGCATTCTTGGGTTGTCAAATCTGGTCGGGAGATAATGCCACTCTGCCGCCACGAATTATGCGGAATCGCAATATTTGGTCCTCGGCCTGGTTTGCCCTCACGCTCAACGGGGCGTATATGGTCTTTATCTACTAC CTTCCCATTTGGTTTCAAGCAGTCAAATCCGCCTCAGCGACCAAGTCTGGCATCATGATCATCCCGATTGTCTTAGCCGTCGTGATTGTCTCCATTCTCAGTGGCGCCGCTGTCACGGCATTTGGGTATTATAACCCCCTCATGATCCTAGCGCCGCTGGTCCTCGTGGTCGGCGCAGGACTTCTGACTACCTTGGAGCCCAACTCGGGCAGTGCAAAATGGATCGGCTATCAAATTCTTGTGGGCACCGGCGCTGGTCTAGGGCAGCAACTTCCATTCATGGTGGTGCAGACGGTGCTCCCTATCGGCGACGTGCCTATCGGTACTGCTGTGCTCACGTTCTGTCAAACCCTGGGAGGCGCGATTTTTATTTCGGTCGCCCAGACTGTCTTCACCAACAAGTTGACGAGCAATCTGCGTGCCCAGAACCCGTCCGTCAATGTGACCGATGTTCCTGGTGTAGGTGGAGCCTCCCTTCCAAGCAAATTCTCAGGGGATCAGCTGGGTAGTGTCTTGGAATCCTACAGCTCTGCGGTCACACACACTTTCTATGTGGGAGTCGCGCTAGCGGCTCTCACGGTATTTGGTACCGTGGCCTTGGAATGGAAATGTGTGAAGAATAATGACAAGCCATCGGTTGTTCACGGCGAAAATAGAGACAGTGATTGCATGTCTCTACGGGAAAGGAATTTCTAG